GCTTCTTCGGCGCATCTGCGGAGGAAGTACGTGTGCGTTGCGTTTCACTGGCTTGCTTGGGAAGAGGGAAAATTCCTGTCTCTTACGGAAGCAGGGATCCCGGAAAACTTCTCTTAAGGACCAGTTTTACAGAATTGCTTTTCCCTTGCGTTTCTCCCTCTCGTTAAATAATCCCGCTCTGACCAAAGGGTCTGGGAAGGCTTTGGAAGTCTGACGTAGCCCAGGAAATACCCACTTTGCCAAAAACCAAGCGACCGGTATTTGGTAAGCTGTATCCATCCAGTGCTTATCCGGGCTGAGGACCGCTCTGGGTTGGCTGGGTCCCACCGTGTAGGGGACAGCTCAGTTGATCAGAACTTGGGGGCAGATTTatggtcttcacagaatcacagaatagtaggggttggaagggacctctgtgggtcatctagtccaacccccccgccgaagcagggtcacctacagcaggctgcacaggaccttgtccaggtgggtcttgaatatctccagagaaggagactccacaacctccctgggcagcctgttccagtgctccgtcaccctcagagagaagaagttcctcctcatgttcagacggaacttcctgtgcctcagtttgtgcccattaccccttgtcctgtcactgggcaccactgaaaagagcttggccccatcctcctgacacccacccttcagatatttgtaggcatttataaggtcccctcgcagccttctctttttcaggctgaacaagcccagttccctcaacctctcctcgtagtggagatgctccagtcccctcaccatcctcgtagccctccgctggactctctccagtagctcttcatccttcttgaactggggagcccagaagtggacacagtactccagatgaggcctcaccagggcagtgtagaggggaaggagaacctcccttgtcctgctggccacactcttcttgatgcaccccaggattccattggctttcttggcagccagggcacactgctggctcatagttaacctgtcgtccaccaggacacccaggtccctcttcgcagagctgctctccagcaggtccaccccaagcctgtactggtgcatgaggttgttcctccccaggtgcaggaccctgcacttgcccttgttgaacctcatcaggttcctctctgcccagctttccagcctatccaggtcacgctgaatggcagcacagccttctggtgtatctaccacacctcccagtttggtgtcatcagcaaacttgctgagggtacattctaactcttcatccaggtcgttgatgaagaagttaaacaagactgggcccagtactgacccctgagggacaccacttgtcaccagcctccaactagactcagcgccgctgatgacaaccctctgagttctgccattcagccagttctctatccacttcaccgaccactcatccagcccacacttcctcagcttccccaggaggatatcatgggagataTCCTGGAGTCCTGCCAAAATATTATTTTGGGGATTGATGTTTTCCCCCTACTTTTGAAGCAAGTGAAATTTTCTTCCGGGTCTGCCCAAAAACTGATTTCATTTTTTACCCCCTTTCACTGATCAGATATTTTATGGCTTTAGTCTCTTGGTCGGGACGAAGGTGgccttgttttctgtttgctcaaagcctcttcctttctttctgcatTCAGCTGTGCTGCATGCCCGCTGCTACTCTCACGGGTCGCAAGAATCAGATGAAGAATTTGATGCTCGCTGGGTGACATATTTCAACAAGCCAGATATCGATGCCTGGGAGCTCAGGAAAGGTATGTTGGGTGAAAGGGGAGGGGTGACACGGAGTAAATGTAACTGCTTTGTGATAGTTTTGTGACTAGAAGTAACAACTTATTTTTACTTTGCTGTTGGAGAGTGGAAATAGTGAAAACTGGGGGTTTGGTGTTAGGGGAGCAATCCTTTAAATCCCCAGCTGGGGCAAGGCACTGTGTGAGCCTTGCTTTGTCTGCTCCGAGTCCCCTGGCTGCTCAGCGTGTGCCTGGCGTTGGCTCATTGCTGCTGGCTCGgctgccagcctgctgcagcaggCGGTGGCACCTCAGCAGCCAGGCGGGCGGGCTGGAAGGGGCCATGGCGTGCAGAAGGAGGGAGAGTGGGGGCTCAAGGTGGCGGGAGTCCAGGCTTTGTGTATTTTAGTGCCACAGAATACGTGTTTTAACACCTGGGTGGGAGGGAGAGTGCTCTAAAGAAAGCGTATTTGACTTCAACTGTTGCTTAGTGAATaaccacacactttttttttttttttttttttttgacttaatggCTTGGCCATAACTCACTGTAGACTGGTTGTCTTCAGTTGTTACTTGCCATGGAGTTGCCAGCTGCTATTGAACTGCCCCAGTTAGAGCTTATAAACGTGTTTGCAGAGCAGCCAGAGGGATCGTTCCTGCATCAGCTGGGTGGTTCGGTGTTGGGCTCTTCCCttggaaaggagaggaagggggTGGGCAGCAGCTTGAGTTCCAGCTTCGTTCCACCAATAGGGGTGAAGTCGTTTGGATGTCTTAATGATTCTGTAACTGATGTGCCGCGGTACAGACCTTTGGGGAGCATGGATGAAACTGGCCCACTGGGATTTCATTAAATCCACTGAAAAATCTTAAAATTTACGGTAGTCAGCAACAATGAGAGGGAGAAGAGCGAAAGAAAGCCCTTGGCTGTGTGTATCTGTCCCCAAAATAGCAGTGAAAATTGTGATCAGCTCAGCTGCTCATGGCGACTGGAGTTGTGGTAATAGTTAATTCTTTCCTGAGGTGGAGTGAAATAATGCCCAGCGGGTTCCTTTCGGTACCGCCATGAGCTGATGCCAAGTTCCTCTCAGTGTTTCCTTATATTCACAGGCATAAACACGCTTGTGGGTTATGACCTGGTTCCAGAACCAAAAATCATCGACGCGGCTCTGAGGGCGTGCCGACGGTTAAATGACTTTGCCAGTGCTGTCCGCATCTTGGAAGTCGTAAAGGTGAGTGGAACGGCAGCCCAGGGCATAGCTGTGGTGTTCACGTTTCTCTCGAGAAAAGAGAGTTTTTCTTGGCGGACTGGTAGCGGCGCGGAGGGGAAACGCGCTGCTTCCTGCTGCCAGAATCAATAGCTGCGTTGTGACCACGTGCTCGGCGGCCTGAAATAATCGTTTTGAGGTAAAAGCACTCAGCAGCGCAGCTTCGCAAGTGCGGCGTCCTtacttttctattttccttttccgATGCTGACTCCGGTGGGAAAGCCtttcaggttttttcttcctttttcttgttttaaaataagaattaCTAGCAATATCTCAAGCGAAGGTGGCTTACTGGCTTCTTAAAGGGCCAGGACTGATGAAAAACCCGTGAAACCTGGGTGCAGCCTTCGCTTACCAGGGAGTTCAAATGGGTGGGGATGGAGGCAGGAGTGCTCCTATTCCAGGCGTAGAGGCCAGCAGCTGTGCTCTTCCAGCTGGTTTTTGCCACAGCTGGGGAGTGCTGGCATGGTGGTCTTTGCTGCTAGCTGTTAAATCTACTTGCTTCAAACTGTGCTGTGCAACCAGTTGCTTCCCGGTGTGCTGCTTCTGCGTTCTGCAGAActgaaactcttttcagtggttttagAGACATGAGACCAAGAGAAGAATCTTTATGCGTTTCcctcatctgtttttttcttgtctggGCCCCCACCGTGTAGGGGACAGCTCAGTTGATCAGAACTTGGGGGCAGATTTATGGTCTTCCTGGAGTCCTGCCGAAATATTATTTTGGGGAGTGGTGTTTTCCCCCCTTTCACTGATCAGATATTATTTTCATTCCGTTTCCTAAAGTGTGAGCGGTCTCTGGGCTGATTCGCAAAGCATCCTTGTGTGAGGAGCTTGGCTTGGCCCTTAGCTTTGTGTGGTGCGACGTGCCCGTCATGGGTTGTGTTGGGCTGATGTTACGTGAGGGAGAGGCGTCAAGCGTTACGGATGACCTGCAGATCCCCTGGAGGGAGGTTCAGCGTTGTTCTGGGGTGCTTTGCAGGCACGGTGGGTGGGTAGGAGTACAACAAGCCTCGTTTACCTGGTGTGCAGATGAAGCTGGGCTGTGCTCTCCTCTCCCGCAGGAGCTACTGTCATGAGCAATCGGTGGATCAGGCCATGCAGCCTCTTGCGAACACACGTCGTGGCTGCAGACCTGGCTGGGGTACGGTGGAGCTCGACAGCTTGCCGTTGGAATAATGCCATTCCTTTTCGTTTAGGACAAGGCCGGACCTCACAAGGAAATCTATCCTTACGTTATCCAGGAACTTAGACCAACTTTGAGTGAACTGGGAATCTCCACTCCGGAGGAACTGGGCCTGGACAAAGCATAAACCTTATTGGTAAGGGATGCCGTTGCTTCCGAGCCCCTTGGCGTGGTACTCCCCTGCCCTGGAACCCTCCTGGCAGAGACAGAGTCCTCTTCCTTGTCTTCGAGGGTCTTGCGAAGTTCTTGTAATGTGATTCTCCAAACGCCTCTATAACTCCAGGTCTCCTAGGAAAGGTAGTAACCCTTTTCAAAGGAGCCTTAATAAAAGAACGGCGCAGTTGCTTGGGAAGGGGTAGGGGGGGATGGCAACTGTACCAAACCTCCCAGAAATTTCCCAGTAGCAGTTGCCAAGACAGCGAGCCTTGCAGCACTTTGTTGGCGGCGTGTCCACCTCTGCTCCTCATCAGCTTGTTCCCCCAGAAGCATTTTTAGCAAATGTCGGGGTCATTGCCTCTGGAAATGCACAAACTTTCGTTTTATTGCCACAGTCTGTAGCCAGTTTAGACAACTGGGAGACACTGGTTACTACTTTATGCTTGAAAACGGGCCCTGCTGATGACAGCCACCCAACAACACCGAAGGTTCCTCATGTTACACTTAAAACAGCGTCTTTTTCTGTCGTCAGTTGCTGATTTGGAGAGCCCCTTGCTCACAGAATAAAGAgaccagctgcagcagagccggagcTGAACGGCTCTGCGTGCAGAGCGCTGGTGAGCTGCAGGAGTGGATTATGGGAGCGGTGCAGGCAGCGCTCCGTCCCGACTGCCGCGCCCTCGGGGCTCGGAAAGCCGCTTGTCTTACTGGCTTTCTAGAGCTGAACTTGTGAGTAATTTCTAAATTTGAAAAGAACTGTAACTAAGACGTCTAAATCTCCATCGTAAATAGCGGGCCTCTCGCATGAGCTGCGGCGTACGGAGGTGTTGTTACTAAACAGCAGCTTCTCTGATTAATGAGGATCTGTCATTAAGTGTAGGCAAGGCCTGGCATGCTCCGATCCCAGGCTAAAACGAAGCCCGGAATGCAAATCCTGGTGGAAGCGAAGCTACGTCCAGGCAGTCTCTTCACTCGGTCCCTGTGGGAGATGGCTGGTGTCGTATtccagcctttttctttttttagtattgTGCTTAGAATAGAGCTATGGGGTGTCAGGCTGCAAATAGCACTTAGTTCTGGATCTGTAAGTCCCTGCCCTTCTTCTCGCCCCGGGATAGGAAGTCGGGAACACCAGCGCTCCAGTTGAAAGCTGCGTGTggttaaatcacagaatcccagcatggcaggggttggaagggacctctgtgggtcacccagcccaaccccctgccgaagccgggtcacccagaccaggctgcacaggactgtgtccaggcgggtctcaaatatctccagagaaggagactccacaacccccctgggcagcctgttccagggctccgtcaccctcagagtgaagaagttcttcctcatcttcagctggaacttcctctgcttcagtttgtgccccttgccccttgtcctgtcgctgggcaccactgaaaagagtctgaccccatcctcctgacacccaccctgcagatatttagaggcatttctaaggtcccctctcagccttctcttctccaggctgaaccagcccagctccctcagcctttcctcgtaggagagatgctccagtcccctcaccatcctcgtagccctccgctggacactctccagtagctcctcatctttcttgaactggggagcccagaactggacacagcactgcagatggggcctcaccagggcagagtcgaggggaaggagaacctccctcgacctgctgcccacactcctcttgatgcaccccgggatcccattggccttcttggcagccagggcacactgctggctcatggtcaacctcccatccaccagcactcccagtccctctccacagagctgctctccagcaggtcagccccagcctgtactggtgcatggggttgttcctccccaggtgcaggaccctgcacttgcccttgttgaacttcatcaggttcctctctgcccaactcccctGCCTGTCCAGGTCAAATGGGCCTCAAAGGGTAAAAGCCAGCGATGAACATCACAGATTGGAGACCCCGTGGCGACGCTGTGCTGCCTCTGCGACAGCTTTTCCGTTCTTTCCCCTTGCAGGCACGTTGCTGGGGCTTTCTGCCGACGCTACCTGACTGCACGCCATCGCCGGAGACGTGGGCGTTAAAATATGACCTTGCTGGAGATGACCTCTTCCTTTACAGAGTCGCAGCGTGGCTGACGCGAAGCTGGACCTAATAAAGGAAAAACCGGTTTGCCTGATGCGGCAGCGGTGCCTCGTCTCGTTATTTCTTTGCACTTTttggggggagaaggaaggaaccGAGTGCGCGGCACTGGTGAGGAGGCCGTGGGGGAGCCGGCCCCGTGACGAAGCCCCGAGGCAGGGCTGGGAATCCGTCCCGGGGTAGGCGCTGCTCCGCGGAGCCCGTTTTTATCCTGCGTGGGCAgagtttttttggggaaaaaggaaaattccttttttttttcattattattttactcCTTTTCTCCCCGGAAGAAGGGAATTTTTCGGGAAGGCAGGAGTGTGCGCGGGGAGGCTAATCGCCCTTGGCGGCGGGGGCTGTGCGGGGGCAGTCTGTCTTGGTGTCCCGCTGTCCCGCTGCCCCTGG
Above is a window of Opisthocomus hoazin isolate bOpiHoa1 chromosome 10, bOpiHoa1.hap1, whole genome shotgun sequence DNA encoding:
- the COX5A gene encoding cytochrome c oxidase subunit 5A, mitochondrial — encoded protein: MLAAASLLLRRCAVSGLRAAVRRPAGPAAVLHARCYSHGSQESDEEFDARWVTYFNKPDIDAWELRKGINTLVGYDLVPEPKIIDAALRACRRLNDFASAVRILEVVKDKAGPHKEIYPYVIQELRPTLSELGISTPEELGLDKA